One genomic segment of Hymenobacter psoromatis includes these proteins:
- the metG gene encoding methionine--tRNA ligase has translation MTLLPQRYTVTAALPYANGPVHIGHLAGVYLPADIYARYLRAQHRDVKFICGSDEHGVPITIRAQKEGITPQQVVDKYHALIRDSFRDFNVSFDVYSRTSSKTHAEVSSEFFKKLYADGKFIEQTTQQLYDEQAGQFLADRYVVGTCPNCGNENAYGDQCERCGTSLSPTELISPRSMLSGNTPVLRDTRHWFLPLDQYEPWLREWIIEGHKNDWKTNVYGQCKSWIDQGLHARAVTRDLDWGVPVPVPGAEGKVLYVWFDAPIGYISATKEAFPEEWEKYWKDPNTKLVHFIGKDNIVFHCIIFPVMLKAHSEFILPDNVPANEFLNLEGEKISTSRNWAVWLHEYLQDFPGQADVLRYVLCANAPETKDNDFTWKDFQARNNNELVATLGNFVNRAAVLTQKFFEGKVPERGQLMEVDEEVFRQLAEFPVRVGDLIENYRFRDALAEVMNLARLGNKYLADTQPWHLIKTDAARTGTVLHVALQVTAALVPLLTPFLPESAVKLAQMLDFESGDWQSAGRAEQLPAGHELREPALLFAKIDDAVVQTQVQKLLDTKQANALAATPIVAAKENVSFDEFGKMDLRVGTIVAAEKVAKTKKLLKLTIDTGLDQRTIVSGIAESFIPEALIGQQAMVLLNLAPREIKGIQSQGMLLLAENADGTLALMQPGSAVRNGSSVL, from the coding sequence ATGACTTTACTACCTCAGCGCTATACGGTTACGGCCGCCCTACCCTATGCCAATGGCCCCGTGCACATTGGCCATCTGGCCGGCGTGTATTTACCGGCCGATATTTACGCGCGCTATCTGCGCGCCCAACACCGCGACGTAAAATTTATTTGCGGCTCCGACGAGCACGGCGTACCCATTACCATTCGGGCGCAGAAAGAAGGTATTACGCCCCAGCAGGTGGTGGATAAATACCACGCGCTGATTCGGGATTCATTCCGCGATTTCAACGTGTCGTTCGACGTGTATTCGCGCACCTCCTCGAAAACGCACGCCGAGGTTTCGAGCGAGTTTTTCAAGAAATTATACGCCGATGGTAAATTCATCGAGCAAACTACTCAGCAGCTGTATGATGAGCAGGCCGGCCAGTTTCTAGCCGACCGCTACGTGGTAGGTACCTGCCCCAACTGCGGCAACGAAAATGCCTACGGCGACCAGTGCGAGCGCTGCGGCACATCGCTCAGCCCCACGGAGTTAATCAGCCCGCGCTCGATGCTTAGCGGCAACACGCCGGTGCTGCGCGATACCCGGCACTGGTTTCTGCCCCTCGACCAATACGAGCCCTGGCTGCGCGAGTGGATAATTGAGGGCCACAAAAACGACTGGAAAACCAACGTCTACGGCCAGTGCAAATCCTGGATTGACCAGGGCCTACACGCCCGCGCCGTGACCCGCGACCTCGACTGGGGCGTGCCCGTACCGGTGCCCGGAGCCGAAGGTAAAGTGCTGTACGTGTGGTTCGACGCGCCCATTGGCTACATCTCGGCCACCAAGGAAGCATTCCCGGAGGAGTGGGAAAAATACTGGAAAGACCCCAACACCAAACTGGTGCATTTTATTGGCAAGGATAATATTGTTTTTCATTGCATTATTTTTCCGGTAATGCTAAAGGCGCACAGCGAGTTTATTTTACCCGATAATGTGCCTGCCAATGAGTTTTTAAACCTGGAAGGCGAGAAAATTAGCACTTCGCGCAACTGGGCGGTGTGGCTGCATGAATATTTGCAGGATTTCCCCGGTCAGGCCGACGTATTGCGCTACGTGCTGTGCGCTAATGCGCCCGAAACTAAGGATAACGACTTCACCTGGAAGGACTTCCAGGCCCGGAATAATAACGAATTGGTCGCTACCCTCGGTAATTTTGTGAACCGTGCCGCCGTACTCACCCAGAAGTTTTTTGAGGGCAAAGTGCCCGAACGCGGCCAGCTAATGGAAGTAGATGAGGAAGTTTTCCGGCAGTTGGCCGAGTTTCCGGTGCGGGTGGGCGACCTTATTGAGAATTACCGTTTCCGCGATGCCTTGGCCGAGGTGATGAACCTGGCCCGCCTCGGTAATAAATACCTGGCCGATACGCAGCCCTGGCACCTCATCAAGACCGACGCTGCCCGCACTGGCACGGTGCTGCACGTGGCGCTGCAAGTGACCGCCGCGCTGGTGCCGCTGCTCACGCCCTTCCTGCCCGAGTCGGCAGTTAAGCTGGCCCAAATGCTTGATTTTGAGTCCGGCGACTGGCAGAGTGCGGGACGCGCTGAGCAGCTGCCCGCTGGCCACGAGTTGCGCGAGCCGGCGCTGCTTTTCGCCAAGATTGACGATGCTGTGGTGCAAACGCAGGTGCAAAAACTGCTCGATACCAAGCAGGCCAACGCGCTGGCCGCTACCCCCATCGTGGCGGCCAAGGAAAACGTGAGCTTCGATGAATTTGGCAAAATGGACTTGCGTGTCGGTACTATCGTGGCTGCCGAAAAAGTCGCTAAAACCAAGAAATTATTAAAGCTGACTATTGATACGGGCCTCGACCAACGCACTATCGTGAGCGGTATCGCGGAGTCATTTATCCCCGAAGCACTAATTGGCCAGCAGGCAATGGTTTTATTAAACCTCGCACCCCGCGAAATTAAAGGTATTCAAAGCCAGGGTATGTTGCTGCTGGCCGAAAATGCCGACGGCACCCTGGCGCTCATGCAGCCCGGCAGCGCCGTGCGCAACGGCAGTAGCGTGTTGTAA
- the msrB gene encoding peptide-methionine (R)-S-oxide reductase MsrB → MRISLLSLLLSTAALTPACSQSHADQAKTVAAVPTGPKGAAVTTGKYPEAQPVKGKPGEFPVVKTDAEWKKELTSPQYYILREQGTERPFSSKLNDNDAVGDYYCAADHNLLFSSATKFHSGTGWPSFFAPATAASLKVKSDDSFGMSRDEIVCAKCGGHLGHVFNDGPKPTGLRYCMDGDALTFEKK, encoded by the coding sequence ATGCGCATTTCCCTGCTTTCCCTGCTGCTGAGTACTGCCGCCCTTACCCCCGCCTGCTCGCAGAGCCACGCCGACCAGGCCAAAACCGTGGCCGCCGTGCCTACTGGCCCCAAAGGTGCGGCCGTTACCACCGGCAAATATCCCGAAGCTCAACCCGTAAAGGGCAAGCCCGGCGAGTTTCCGGTGGTGAAAACCGATGCCGAATGGAAAAAGGAATTGACTTCGCCGCAGTACTACATCCTGCGCGAACAGGGTACCGAGCGGCCTTTTTCCAGCAAGCTCAATGATAACGATGCTGTTGGCGATTATTACTGCGCCGCCGACCACAACCTGCTGTTTTCGTCGGCTACCAAGTTTCACTCGGGCACCGGCTGGCCGAGCTTCTTCGCCCCCGCCACGGCCGCCAGCCTCAAGGTAAAGTCTGATGACAGCTTTGGCATGAGCCGCGACGAGATTGTGTGTGCCAAGTGCGGAGGTCACCTCGGCCACGTTTTCAACGACGGCCCTAAGCCCACCGGCCTGCGCTACTGCATGGATGGTGACGCGCTGACGTTTGAGAAGAAATAA
- the typA gene encoding translational GTPase TypA, which translates to MTQNIRNIAIIAHVDHGKTTLVDKIIHASKIFDAHQHFDDLILDDNPLERERGITIVSKNVSVRYNGVKINIIDTPGHADFGGEVERVLKLADGVLLLVDAFEGAMPQTRFVLGKAIDLGLKPIVVVNKVDKENCRPDEVHEQVFDLMFNLGATEDQLDFVTLYGSSKQGWMSTDWKVKTDNLIPLLDAVLSSIPPAPVLEGTPQMQITSLDYSAFVGRIAIGRVHRGTLTEGSNMSLMKADGSVKKVKIRELHIFEGLGRVKVDSVSSGEICAVSGIEGFDIGDTLADFDNPEQLERISIDEPTMNMLFTINNSPFFGKEGKFVTSRHLRDRLFKETEKNLALRVEATDKEDTFLVFGRGILHLSVLIETMRREGYELQVGQPQVLFKENEAGKRMEPIELLVVDVPEESAGKVIELVSMRKGEMTIMEPKGDLQHLEFSIPSRGLIGLRNNVLTATGGEAIMNHRFMDYEEHKGPIPGRIAGSLISLETGPGTAYTIDKMQDRGSFFVDPGEEVYAGQVIGEHTRPNDLTINIQKGKKLTNMRASGTDDNAKIVPKRQFSLEEAMEYIQKDEYLEVTPKSVRMRKILLDENERLRYAKTAE; encoded by the coding sequence ATGACCCAGAACATTCGGAATATCGCCATCATTGCCCACGTTGACCACGGCAAGACGACTCTGGTGGATAAGATTATCCACGCTTCCAAGATTTTCGACGCGCATCAGCACTTCGACGACCTCATCCTCGACGACAACCCTCTGGAGCGTGAGCGCGGCATTACTATCGTATCGAAGAACGTGTCGGTACGCTATAATGGCGTGAAAATCAACATCATCGACACGCCTGGTCACGCCGACTTCGGTGGTGAGGTAGAGCGTGTGTTGAAGCTGGCCGACGGCGTTTTGCTGCTCGTGGATGCCTTCGAAGGGGCCATGCCGCAGACCCGCTTCGTGCTGGGCAAAGCCATCGATTTGGGCCTGAAACCCATCGTGGTGGTAAACAAAGTGGACAAGGAAAACTGCCGCCCCGACGAGGTGCACGAGCAGGTTTTCGACCTCATGTTCAACCTCGGGGCTACCGAAGACCAACTTGATTTCGTGACGCTGTACGGCTCGTCGAAGCAGGGTTGGATGAGCACCGATTGGAAAGTAAAGACCGACAACCTCATTCCGCTACTCGACGCGGTGCTGTCGTCCATCCCGCCCGCCCCGGTGCTGGAAGGCACGCCCCAGATGCAGATTACGTCGCTCGACTACTCGGCGTTCGTAGGCCGCATCGCCATTGGCCGCGTGCACCGCGGCACCCTGACCGAAGGCTCGAACATGAGCCTGATGAAGGCGGATGGCAGCGTGAAGAAAGTAAAAATTCGCGAGCTGCACATATTTGAAGGCCTCGGCCGCGTGAAAGTGGACTCGGTGAGCAGCGGCGAAATCTGCGCCGTATCGGGCATTGAAGGCTTCGACATTGGTGATACGCTGGCCGACTTCGACAATCCCGAGCAGCTGGAGCGCATCAGCATCGACGAGCCGACGATGAACATGCTGTTCACCATCAACAATTCGCCGTTTTTTGGCAAGGAAGGCAAGTTCGTGACTTCGCGTCACTTGCGCGACCGCTTGTTCAAGGAAACCGAGAAAAACCTTGCCCTGCGCGTGGAGGCTACTGACAAGGAGGACACCTTCCTGGTGTTCGGCCGCGGTATCCTGCACTTGTCGGTCCTGATTGAAACCATGCGCCGCGAAGGCTACGAGCTGCAAGTGGGCCAGCCCCAGGTGCTATTCAAGGAGAACGAAGCTGGTAAGCGGATGGAGCCCATCGAGCTGCTGGTAGTGGACGTACCTGAGGAATCGGCCGGTAAGGTTATCGAACTGGTGAGCATGCGCAAGGGCGAAATGACCATCATGGAGCCCAAAGGCGACTTGCAGCATTTGGAATTCAGCATCCCGTCGCGCGGCCTCATTGGCCTGCGTAACAATGTGCTGACGGCCACTGGCGGCGAGGCCATCATGAACCACCGCTTCATGGATTACGAGGAGCACAAGGGTCCTATTCCGGGCCGCATCGCGGGTTCGCTGATTTCGCTCGAAACCGGTCCCGGCACGGCTTATACTATCGACAAGATGCAGGACCGCGGCTCGTTCTTCGTGGACCCCGGTGAGGAAGTATATGCTGGACAAGTTATCGGCGAACACACCCGCCCCAACGACCTGACCATCAACATTCAGAAGGGTAAGAAGCTGACCAACATGCGTGCCTCGGGCACGGATGACAACGCCAAAATTGTCCCCAAGCGCCAGTTTTCGCTGGAAGAAGCGATGGAGTACATCCAGAAGGACGAGTACTTGGAAGTAACGCCCAAAAGCGTGCGGATGCGCAAGATTCTGCTCGATGAGAACGAGCGCCTGCGCTACGCCAAGACGGCCGAATAG
- a CDS encoding DUF6630 family protein yields MNQANLTRFIQFFTLADSNATQRISERLMLVLQDASAYQAQHAEELAERGMEAALPPQELRDVALIDALLSEDLLWESDAQDPIAETAEGLNDILEQQKRPERLRLIAIRNTSGPEQLDALQDALEPLGLALVLLTLDSDAYPLSVVADAQAEKARQLAKELGFTLTVY; encoded by the coding sequence ATGAATCAAGCTAATCTGACCCGATTTATTCAGTTTTTTACGCTGGCCGATAGTAATGCCACTCAGCGCATTAGCGAGCGACTAATGCTGGTGCTGCAAGACGCAAGCGCCTACCAGGCGCAGCACGCCGAGGAGCTGGCCGAGCGCGGCATGGAGGCCGCCCTACCCCCCCAGGAGCTACGCGACGTGGCCCTTATCGACGCGCTGTTGAGCGAGGACCTGCTGTGGGAAAGCGATGCGCAGGACCCAATTGCCGAAACCGCCGAGGGGCTGAATGATATTCTGGAGCAGCAAAAACGTCCCGAGCGCTTGCGCTTGATTGCTATCCGCAACACCAGCGGCCCCGAGCAGCTCGACGCGCTGCAGGACGCGCTGGAGCCGCTAGGCCTGGCGCTGGTGCTGCTGACGCTGGACAGCGATGCCTACCCGCTAAGCGTAGTGGCCGATGCGCAGGCTGAAAAAGCCCGCCAACTGGCCAAAGAGCTGGGCTTCACGCTGACGGTTTATTAG
- a CDS encoding TrmH family RNA methyltransferase → MFAARSVPPDRITSLHNPRIKDVLRLQEKSAERRRQGLTLVEGYRELTNAQAASWVVATLLVCEELAGAAVAQALLARAPDGPRPYEYLPVSAAVFAKLAVRERSDGVLAVLRTPQRTLAGLALPPNPLVIVLEAVEKPGNLGAILRTADAAPAHAVLVGDPRTDLYNPNVIRASLGGIFTVPTVAAPMVEILAFLQEKGIRTFAAALADDAKSYTTTSFIGPTALVLGTEADGLTPATRAACDETVIIPMRGQLDSLNVSVAAAVLTFEAVRQRQGVGANKPSA, encoded by the coding sequence ATGTTTGCCGCCCGCTCCGTCCCGCCCGACCGCATCACCAGCCTGCACAACCCGCGCATCAAGGATGTGCTGCGCTTGCAGGAAAAATCGGCCGAGCGCCGCCGCCAGGGCCTCACGCTGGTTGAGGGCTACCGCGAATTAACCAACGCCCAGGCCGCCAGCTGGGTCGTGGCCACGCTGCTGGTGTGCGAGGAGCTGGCTGGCGCGGCCGTGGCCCAGGCCTTGCTGGCTCGCGCGCCGGATGGGCCGCGCCCCTACGAGTACCTGCCCGTGAGCGCCGCCGTATTTGCCAAGCTGGCCGTGCGCGAGCGCTCCGATGGCGTGCTGGCCGTGCTACGCACACCCCAGCGTACGCTGGCCGGCCTGGCCCTACCCCCCAATCCGCTGGTCATCGTGCTCGAAGCCGTGGAGAAGCCCGGCAACCTCGGCGCCATCTTGCGCACCGCCGACGCTGCGCCCGCCCACGCCGTGCTGGTCGGCGACCCGCGTACCGACCTCTACAACCCCAACGTTATCCGGGCCAGCCTGGGCGGCATTTTCACGGTGCCCACCGTGGCCGCGCCGATGGTCGAAATCCTGGCTTTTTTGCAAGAAAAAGGCATTCGCACCTTCGCTGCCGCCCTAGCCGACGATGCCAAATCCTACACCACTACCAGCTTCATTGGTCCCACTGCACTGGTGCTCGGTACCGAGGCCGACGGCCTCACGCCCGCCACCCGCGCCGCCTGCGACGAAACCGTTATCATCCCCATGCGCGGCCAGCTCGACTCGCTCAACGTAAGCGTGGCCGCCGCCGTGCTCACCTTCGAGGCCGTGCGCCAGCGGCAGGGGGTAGGGGCTAATAAACCGTCAGCGTGA
- a CDS encoding sensor histidine kinase — MAIRLNTQILLGFAIALSVLVATSLTAYVAMQQLSRYTRLVEHSYQVLQQTSDLRISVRDAQSGVRNYLLLADTAYLSDYRRSRALVRTETRALQALVADDAAQHVRVDSLRALLNKQLAELATYQAFAPTPPAAQSLLLRQQHDRWALRGVLRRLRQHEDELLRTRNRQQSLFQRLAPSAIVVSAVLAVIIVLGLFRRIGRELQANDELRLTLTRTNLDLARRIRAMEHLAQQVVQGDYKVQLPDLGGQPDRLASLASLLNQMTKALDAAFGALENRNRELDQFAYVASHDLKAPLRGLNALVRWMEEELAAEPAPQLRTYLAQMKGRLTRLDSLIDGLLAYARASRAERQLAPVDVAQLVREVAELVVPPGFELVLAPDLPTLVADRLSLQQVFTNLLSNAVRYATGQGRAEVSAQDLGARVEFRVRDYGRGIAPEHQQKIFLLFQTLRDRHDAESTGIGLSIVQKLVEDQHGSIRVESVPGQGATFIFTWPKG, encoded by the coding sequence TTGGCCATTCGCCTTAATACCCAGATTTTACTTGGCTTTGCCATTGCCTTATCGGTGCTGGTGGCCACTTCGCTGACCGCCTACGTGGCCATGCAGCAGCTGAGCCGCTATACGCGGCTGGTGGAGCATTCGTACCAGGTATTGCAGCAAACCAGCGACTTACGCATCAGCGTTCGGGATGCCCAGAGCGGCGTGCGTAACTACCTGCTGCTCGCCGATACGGCTTACCTCAGCGACTACCGCCGCAGCCGGGCGCTGGTACGAACCGAAACGCGGGCCCTGCAAGCCCTGGTGGCCGACGATGCCGCGCAGCACGTCCGCGTGGACTCACTCCGCGCGCTGCTAAACAAGCAGTTAGCGGAGCTGGCTACCTACCAGGCCTTTGCCCCTACCCCCCCGGCCGCGCAGTCGCTGCTACTGCGCCAGCAGCATGACCGGTGGGCCCTGCGCGGCGTACTGCGGCGGCTGCGGCAGCACGAAGACGAGCTGCTACGCACCCGCAATCGCCAGCAGAGCCTGTTTCAGCGGCTGGCCCCATCGGCCATCGTAGTATCGGCGGTGTTGGCGGTTATCATCGTGCTGGGGCTGTTTCGGCGCATTGGGCGCGAGCTGCAAGCCAACGACGAGCTGCGCCTGACCCTGACGCGCACCAACCTCGACCTGGCCCGGCGCATCCGGGCGATGGAGCACCTGGCCCAGCAGGTGGTGCAAGGCGATTACAAAGTGCAGCTGCCTGACCTGGGTGGCCAGCCCGACCGGCTGGCCTCGCTGGCCTCGCTGCTCAACCAAATGACCAAGGCACTGGACGCGGCCTTCGGGGCCCTCGAAAACCGCAACCGCGAGCTGGACCAATTTGCCTACGTAGCCTCGCACGACCTGAAGGCCCCGCTACGCGGCCTCAACGCCTTGGTGCGCTGGATGGAAGAGGAGCTAGCGGCCGAGCCCGCACCGCAGCTACGCACCTACCTGGCCCAGATGAAAGGCCGCCTGACCCGCCTCGACAGCCTCATCGATGGCCTGCTGGCCTACGCGCGCGCCAGCCGCGCCGAGCGTCAGCTAGCTCCGGTAGACGTGGCCCAGCTGGTGCGCGAAGTGGCCGAGTTGGTGGTGCCGCCCGGCTTCGAGCTGGTGCTGGCCCCCGACCTGCCAACCCTGGTGGCCGACCGACTCAGCCTCCAGCAGGTATTCACCAACCTGCTCAGCAATGCCGTGCGGTACGCCACGGGCCAGGGCCGCGCCGAGGTCAGCGCCCAGGACCTGGGCGCGCGGGTCGAGTTTCGGGTGCGCGACTACGGCCGGGGCATCGCGCCCGAGCACCAGCAAAAAATCTTCCTCCTCTTTCAAACCCTCCGCGACCGCCACGATGCCGAGAGCACTGGCATCGGCCTGAGCATTGTGCAGAAGCTCGTGGAGGACCAGCACGGCAGCATCCGCGTGGAGTCGGTGCCGGGGCAGGGCGCAACCTTTATTTTTACCTGGCCGAAGGGGTAA
- a CDS encoding response regulator: MRSILLIEDDVFDTMMAQKSFEQFNVPHTLHTAFNGEEALDMLLGRFGTPALDPLPEVILLDLNMPRMNGFEFLETLRAIPTLQHLPVFVTTTSGMDLDRAEAERLGVSGYILKPLDFASGHDLADSLSLLEKLLK, from the coding sequence ATGCGCTCTATTTTGTTGATTGAAGATGACGTTTTTGACACGATGATGGCTCAGAAATCCTTTGAGCAGTTCAACGTGCCGCACACGCTGCATACTGCCTTCAATGGCGAAGAAGCGCTGGATATGCTGCTGGGCCGCTTCGGCACGCCGGCCCTGGACCCGCTGCCCGAAGTTATCTTGCTCGACCTCAATATGCCCCGCATGAACGGCTTTGAGTTTCTGGAAACGCTGCGGGCCATTCCTACCCTTCAGCACCTGCCGGTGTTCGTCACTACCACCTCGGGCATGGACCTCGACCGCGCCGAAGCCGAGCGGCTGGGCGTGAGCGGCTACATCCTCAAGCCCTTGGACTTCGCCTCGGGCCACGACCTGGCCGACAGCCTGAGCCTATTGGAAAAATTATTAAAATAA
- a CDS encoding endonuclease III domain-containing protein — MIIEELALLAHRRLCAEYGAPFLFFSDKDPLSELISALLSHRTKNADSHRAYQQLRATFPTWEAVRDAPTIDVQRALSACTWPEQKAPRIQAVLHEISRRCGDENLPPCSLDFLADRPIPEARAWLESITGVGPKTSAATLLFSTLRLPAMPVDSHHHRVAQRLGLIGPKVGEGPAHSLLAALLPPDWTAQQVYDHHEALMFHGQKCCFYHRPACGRCIMLDVCPVGQAAVKEE; from the coding sequence ATGATAATTGAAGAGCTAGCGTTGCTGGCGCACCGGCGGCTGTGCGCCGAGTACGGCGCGCCGTTCCTGTTTTTCAGCGATAAGGACCCGCTGAGCGAGCTGATTAGCGCCCTGCTCTCGCACCGCACCAAAAACGCCGACTCGCACCGCGCTTACCAGCAGCTGCGCGCCACTTTTCCGACCTGGGAGGCCGTGCGCGACGCGCCCACTATTGATGTGCAGCGTGCCCTGAGCGCCTGCACCTGGCCCGAGCAAAAGGCCCCGCGCATCCAAGCCGTGCTGCACGAAATCAGCCGCCGCTGCGGCGACGAGAATCTGCCGCCCTGCTCGCTCGACTTCCTGGCCGACCGGCCCATCCCTGAAGCCCGCGCCTGGCTGGAGAGTATCACGGGGGTAGGGCCCAAAACCAGCGCCGCAACCCTGCTCTTCAGCACTTTACGGCTGCCGGCCATGCCCGTCGATAGCCACCACCACCGGGTGGCGCAGCGCCTGGGACTCATCGGCCCGAAAGTGGGCGAAGGCCCCGCCCATTCCCTGCTGGCCGCCCTCCTACCCCCCGACTGGACCGCCCAGCAGGTCTACGACCATCACGAGGCGCTGATGTTTCATGGGCAAAAATGCTGCTTTTATCACCGGCCCGCCTGCGGCCGCTGCATCATGCTGGACGTATGTCCGGTTGGGCAGGCAGCGGTTAAGGAAGAGTAA
- a CDS encoding DeoR/GlpR family DNA-binding transcription regulator: MNFQLRKHYILTTLEQQRSLTVAAVAAHLGTTPITVRRDLAELESQGLLVRTHGGAVLPSVARHPVAFARKAAVNLPQKTYICQLAARQVAEGDTIFMDCGSTTFPLCALVRHLRIRVITNSLPVLFELVGSAAQVVVAGGEVDAGRQAVHGALAAEHLRRYTFDKAFLGADGLSLSRGLSANGEPEASISQAVLAGARRAFLLCDSSKLEQDKYLQFAPLSAIHTLITDAQADPAVLARYEEAGLRVLR, from the coding sequence ATGAATTTCCAACTCCGTAAGCACTACATCCTGACCACCTTGGAGCAGCAGCGCAGCCTGACTGTGGCTGCCGTGGCCGCGCACCTGGGCACCACGCCCATTACCGTGCGCCGCGATTTGGCCGAGCTGGAAAGCCAGGGGCTACTGGTGCGCACGCACGGCGGGGCCGTGCTGCCGAGCGTGGCCCGGCACCCGGTCGCCTTCGCCCGCAAAGCCGCCGTCAACCTGCCGCAGAAAACGTACATCTGCCAGCTGGCGGCCCGGCAGGTGGCCGAGGGTGACACCATTTTTATGGACTGCGGCAGCACCACGTTTCCCTTGTGCGCCTTGGTTCGTCACCTGCGCATCCGCGTGATTACCAATTCCCTACCCGTGCTGTTTGAGTTGGTCGGCTCGGCCGCGCAGGTGGTCGTCGCCGGGGGCGAGGTGGATGCCGGGCGGCAGGCCGTGCACGGCGCGCTGGCCGCGGAGCACCTGCGCCGCTACACCTTCGATAAGGCTTTTCTGGGTGCCGATGGCCTATCGCTGAGCCGGGGCCTGAGCGCCAACGGCGAGCCCGAAGCCAGCATCAGCCAGGCCGTGCTGGCCGGAGCCCGCCGCGCGTTCCTGCTCTGCGATTCCAGCAAGCTGGAGCAGGACAAATACCTGCAATTTGCCCCGCTCAGCGCCATTCACACCCTCATTACCGATGCCCAGGCCGACCCGGCCGTGCTGGCCCGCTACGAGGAAGCCGGCCTGCGCGTCCTGCGCTGA
- the nudK gene encoding GDP-mannose pyrophosphatase NudK — MNERIRLREQTVLADDWYTLRKITFDYQRKNGAWETHSREAYDRGNGATILLHNPAADMVILTRQFRLPTFVNGNPSGMLIETCAGLLDQEHPDAAIVRETEEETGYRLTAVRRVLEAYMSPGSVTERLFFYLAEYSATTERRAGGGIDEEEIEVLELPLSQALAMVSSGEIQDGKTIILLQHLRLRQLEK, encoded by the coding sequence ATGAACGAACGAATTCGCCTGCGGGAACAGACAGTTTTGGCTGATGACTGGTACACGCTACGCAAAATCACCTTCGATTATCAACGCAAAAACGGCGCGTGGGAAACGCATTCGCGCGAAGCCTACGACCGGGGCAACGGGGCCACCATCCTGCTGCATAACCCGGCGGCCGACATGGTTATCCTGACCCGGCAGTTTCGCCTACCCACCTTCGTCAACGGTAACCCGTCGGGGATGCTCATTGAAACCTGCGCCGGCCTGCTCGACCAGGAGCACCCCGACGCGGCCATCGTGCGCGAAACGGAGGAGGAAACCGGCTACCGCCTCACGGCCGTGCGGCGCGTGCTGGAAGCCTACATGAGCCCCGGCTCCGTAACGGAACGCCTGTTCTTCTACCTGGCCGAGTACTCGGCCACTACCGAGCGGCGGGCCGGCGGCGGCATTGACGAAGAGGAGATTGAGGTGCTGGAATTACCGTTATCCCAAGCCCTGGCTATGGTGTCGAGCGGCGAAATTCAGGATGGCAAAACGATTATTCTCTTGCAGCACCTGCGCCTGCGGCAACTAGAAAAATAA